From one Papilio machaon chromosome 16, ilPapMach1.1, whole genome shotgun sequence genomic stretch:
- the LOC106716475 gene encoding phospholipid phosphatase 3, with the protein MQARHSYLWHLLIDLPILILVAAICILLEVGALPSRRGGFTCNDPALSYPHTGDTFSISFVAAVTVIVPFLVMWGVETILHQDDEYTMKKNKLISSAKTASLMYRDYIYGSVVNLTVLEVVKCVVGSPRPTFFDLCQPDKARTCNNSEYVSSYTCTSTKYSRYLQIDSSRSFPSAHASLSIYCGFFIAWYLQRRAFSWRSRSVLAVPLLQTLAVLYAVVCALSRLTDRRHHWWDVLAGAVMGFLTLLYTVLVLCKNFSQPSVVSTSDISSSDGNNHQSVRRLLASEPRVVVP; encoded by the exons ATGCAGGCGCGGCACAGCTACCTGTGGCATCTCCTCATTGACCTGCCCATCCTTATATTAG TTGCGGCAATCTGTATACTGTTGGAGGTGGGGGCGCTGCCGAGCAGACGCGGCGGGTTCACATGCAACGACCCGGCACTCTCCTACCCGCACACCGGGGATACCTTTTCCATATCCTTTGTTGCTGCTGTCACCGTCATCGTTCCTTTCCTTGTT atgTGGGGAGTGGAGACGATACTCCATCAAGATGACGAGTACACGatgaagaaaaacaaactGATTTCAAGCGCAAAGACTGCGTCTCTCATGTACAGGGACTACATCTACGGCTCAGTGGTCAACCTGACTGTACTGGAGGTTGTCAAGTGCGTGGTTGGCTCGCCCAGACCGACCTTTTTTGATTTATGTCAGCCAGATAAAGCTAGGACATGCAACAA TTCGGAGTATGTCAGCAGCTACACATGCACCTCTACCAAGTACTCGAGATATCTTCAGATCGATTCCAGTCGGAGCTTCCCGTCTGCTCACGCGTCTCTTTCTATCTACTGCGGATTCTTTATAGCT TGGTACTTGCAACGGAGAGCCTTCAGCTGGCGAAGCAGGTCAGTACTGGCGGTGCCGCTGCTGCAGACACTGGCGGTCCTATACGCGGTGGTGTGCGCACTGTCCCGCCTCACCGACAGACGTCATCACTGGTGGGACGTCCTCGCCGGAGCTGTGATGGGCTTTCTTACTCTTCTCTACACG GTGCTAGTTCTGTGCAAGAACTTTTCGCAACCGTCAGTGGTGAGCACGAGTGATATAAGCAGCAGCGACGGGAACAACCACCAGTCGGTGCGGCGACTGCTGGCCAGCGAGCCACGGGTAGTGGTGCCCTAG